The following are from one region of the Isoalcanivorax indicus genome:
- the cysP gene encoding thiosulfate ABC transporter substrate-binding protein CysP, which yields MFNQRRFAFAAAGLLALAFSGAAQAQQTLLNVSYDIARELFAAINPKFQQHWLEETGERVTINQSHGGTSRQAQAIMQGLRADLVTFNQVTDIDALRQRGFVADDWQERLPNNASPFYSTTAFLVRKGNPKNIQSWDDLIREDVRIVFPNPRTSGNGRYTYLAAWLAAHQRHDGDDAAIRADVRQFLRNVAVFDTGGRGATVTFAERNIGDVLISFESEVNNIRKEYGEGDYEVVVPPVSIMAEFPVAVVDRVANAQGTAELASAYLNYLYSTPIQTLLTEFNYRVHDEAVVKATADQFPPVELLRVEDILGTWEEVQDAHFGRNGILDQLQARR from the coding sequence GTGTTCAACCAACGTCGTTTTGCATTCGCGGCCGCTGGCTTGCTGGCACTGGCCTTCAGCGGCGCCGCTCAGGCCCAGCAGACCCTGCTGAATGTGTCCTATGACATTGCCCGGGAGCTATTCGCCGCCATCAACCCGAAATTCCAGCAGCACTGGCTGGAAGAGACCGGCGAGCGCGTCACCATCAACCAGTCCCATGGCGGCACCTCGCGCCAGGCCCAGGCCATCATGCAGGGTTTGCGCGCCGATCTGGTGACCTTCAACCAGGTCACCGATATCGACGCCCTGCGCCAGCGTGGCTTTGTGGCCGATGACTGGCAGGAGCGCCTGCCCAACAATGCATCGCCCTTCTACAGCACCACGGCCTTCCTGGTACGCAAGGGCAACCCGAAAAACATCCAGAGCTGGGACGACCTGATCCGGGAGGATGTGCGCATCGTATTCCCCAATCCGCGCACTTCAGGCAACGGCCGCTACACCTATCTGGCCGCATGGCTGGCCGCCCATCAGCGCCATGACGGCGACGACGCAGCAATCCGCGCGGACGTGCGCCAGTTCCTGCGCAATGTGGCCGTGTTCGACACCGGCGGTCGCGGCGCCACGGTCACGTTTGCCGAGCGCAATATCGGTGATGTGCTGATCAGCTTCGAGTCGGAAGTGAACAATATCCGCAAGGAATACGGCGAAGGGGATTACGAAGTCGTGGTCCCGCCCGTCAGCATCATGGCCGAATTCCCGGTGGCCGTGGTGGACCGCGTGGCCAATGCACAGGGCACCGCCGAACTGGCCAGCGCCTACCTGAATTATCTGTACAGCACGCCGATCCAGACCCTGCTGACCGAGTTCAACTATCGCGTGCATGACGAAGCCGTGGTGAAAGCCACCGCCGACCAGTTCCCGCCCGTAGAGCTGCTGCGCGTCGAGGACATTCTCGGCACCTGGGAAGAAGTTCAGGACGCCCACTTCGGCCGTAACGGCATCCTCGATCAGTTGCAGGCCCGGCGCTGA
- the miaB gene encoding tRNA (N6-isopentenyl adenosine(37)-C2)-methylthiotransferase MiaB, protein MSATTPSTSRKLYIQTHGCQMNEYDSSRMLDLLEQSHGLTPTDNADEADVLLLNTCSIREKAQDKVFHQLGRWKRLKDANPNLIIGVGGCVASQEGEAIRERAPYVDVIFGPQTLHRLPALITQASQSRHLAIDISFPEIEKFDRLPEPSVDGPSAFVSIMEGCSKYCTFCVVPYTRGEEVSRPVAPVLAEIRHLAEQGVREVNLLGQNVNAYRGQGHRGETLDLADLILLIRDIDGIDRIRYTTSHPVEFSDALIDVYAEVPELVSHLHLPVQSGSDRILAMMKRNHTALEYKSKIRRLRKIRPDISLSSDFIIGFPGETDADFEATMKLIHEVGFDSSFSFIYSARPGTPAADLPDDVPMEVKKQRLAILQQRIIQQAQEISRRMVGSRQRILVDGFSKKDPGQLKGRTENNRIVNFTCDDPGLIGQFVTVTIAQAYANSLRGTDPVSDDILV, encoded by the coding sequence ATGTCCGCCACCACGCCTTCCACATCGCGCAAACTGTACATCCAGACCCATGGGTGCCAGATGAACGAGTATGACTCCTCGCGCATGCTGGACCTGCTGGAGCAGAGCCACGGCCTGACGCCCACAGACAACGCCGACGAGGCGGACGTGCTGCTGCTCAACACCTGCTCGATCCGCGAGAAGGCCCAGGACAAGGTGTTCCACCAGCTGGGCCGCTGGAAACGCCTGAAAGACGCCAACCCGAACCTGATCATCGGGGTCGGCGGCTGCGTGGCCAGCCAGGAGGGTGAGGCCATCCGCGAGCGCGCACCCTACGTTGACGTGATCTTCGGCCCGCAGACCCTGCACCGGCTGCCCGCCCTGATTACCCAGGCGAGCCAGAGCCGTCACCTGGCCATCGATATCAGCTTCCCGGAAATCGAGAAGTTCGACCGGCTGCCGGAGCCGAGTGTGGACGGTCCCTCAGCCTTCGTATCGATCATGGAAGGCTGCTCCAAATACTGCACCTTCTGCGTGGTGCCCTACACCCGTGGCGAGGAAGTGAGCCGCCCGGTGGCCCCGGTGCTGGCCGAAATCCGTCACCTGGCCGAACAGGGCGTGCGCGAGGTCAATCTGCTGGGGCAGAACGTGAACGCCTACCGGGGCCAGGGCCACCGGGGCGAGACGCTGGATCTGGCCGACCTGATCCTGCTGATCCGCGATATCGACGGCATCGACCGCATTCGCTACACCACCAGCCATCCGGTGGAGTTCTCCGACGCGCTGATCGACGTCTATGCCGAGGTACCGGAACTGGTCAGCCATCTGCATCTGCCCGTGCAATCCGGCTCGGATCGCATTCTGGCCATGATGAAGCGCAATCACACGGCGCTGGAGTACAAATCGAAGATCCGCCGGTTACGCAAGATTCGCCCGGATATCTCACTGTCGTCCGATTTCATCATCGGCTTCCCGGGCGAAACCGACGCCGACTTTGAAGCCACCATGAAGCTGATTCACGAGGTCGGTTTCGACAGCAGCTTCAGCTTTATCTACAGCGCCCGCCCCGGCACCCCCGCTGCCGACCTGCCAGACGATGTGCCGATGGAGGTCAAGAAGCAGCGCCTGGCCATTCTCCAGCAGCGCATCATCCAGCAGGCGCAGGAGATCAGCCGCCGCATGGTGGGCAGCCGCCAGCGGATACTGGTGGACGGCTTCTCGAAGAAGGACCCGGGGCAACTGAAAGGCCGCACCGAGAACAACCGGATCGTCAATTTCACCTGCGACGATCCCGGCCTGATCGGCCAGTTCGTCACCGTGACCATCGCCCAGGCGTACGCCAATTCGCTGCGCGGCACCGACCCGGTCAGCGATGACATTCTGGTCTGA
- a CDS encoding SCO family protein encodes MKKLVLMAVAVLLVLAVVVAWETTREPPREPLPVNTRMGGDFTMVDQNGETFSSDQLAGQVVLMFFGFTHCPDICPATMARMAQLYKQLEAGGHGDDVQVVFVTFDPERDTPEHLRQYLAWFHEDFIGLTGSDEQVEEIARQYSVVYMPVGEDSQGGTEFAHSDFVYLIDRETRVRKLYPVDADLEEIKDDLRTLL; translated from the coding sequence ATGAAGAAGCTTGTGCTGATGGCCGTAGCGGTGCTGCTGGTGCTGGCGGTGGTCGTGGCCTGGGAAACCACCCGTGAGCCGCCCCGTGAGCCGCTGCCGGTGAACACCCGCATGGGCGGGGACTTCACCATGGTGGACCAGAACGGTGAGACTTTCAGCAGCGACCAGCTGGCAGGCCAGGTGGTGCTGATGTTTTTCGGCTTTACCCATTGCCCGGATATCTGCCCGGCGACCATGGCGCGGATGGCGCAACTGTACAAGCAGCTGGAGGCCGGTGGCCATGGCGATGACGTGCAGGTGGTGTTTGTCACCTTTGATCCGGAGCGGGATACGCCCGAGCACTTGCGACAATATCTGGCCTGGTTCCACGAGGACTTTATCGGCCTGACCGGCTCCGACGAGCAGGTCGAAGAAATCGCCCGCCAGTACAGCGTGGTGTATATGCCGGTGGGTGAGGACAGCCAGGGCGGCACCGAGTTTGCCCACAGTGATTTTGTCTATCTGATTGATCGCGAGACGCGGGTGCGCAAGCTGTACCCGGTGGATGCCGATCTGGAGGAGATCAAAGATGACCTGCGCACGCTGCTTTAA